One Maribacter cobaltidurans genomic window carries:
- a CDS encoding P-loop NTPase family protein, with protein MDNPSKIIEGGMEYSLGKFDGKSVLYDFEKILIYLNTKGKQLFGKNFRIYDEDIEIIRKLCHYFIKDKDNCEKYEIDIDKGILLSGPVGCGKTTLMKLLRHIVPLQRSYEMIPCRNVAFSFNHLGFKTVEEYGNTKFYCFDDLGVEPAGRFYGKDLNVMGEVLLSRYELYLETKHKVKTHATTNLNAEELEERYGNRVRSRMRELFNLIAFDTATNDKRK; from the coding sequence ATGGACAACCCCTCTAAAATTATCGAAGGTGGTATGGAATATTCACTTGGCAAGTTTGATGGCAAAAGCGTTCTATACGATTTCGAGAAAATACTGATTTACCTCAATACAAAGGGAAAACAATTGTTTGGTAAGAATTTTAGAATCTACGATGAAGACATCGAAATCATCCGAAAACTCTGTCATTATTTCATAAAGGATAAGGACAATTGTGAAAAATATGAAATAGATATTGACAAAGGCATTCTGCTTTCTGGTCCCGTAGGCTGCGGAAAAACTACGCTGATGAAATTACTTCGACACATCGTCCCATTACAGCGATCTTACGAAATGATACCGTGCAGAAATGTAGCGTTTAGTTTCAATCATTTAGGTTTTAAAACGGTCGAGGAATATGGCAATACCAAATTTTATTGCTTTGATGATTTAGGTGTTGAACCTGCCGGAAGGTTTTATGGCAAGGATCTCAATGTGATGGGCGAAGTATTACTTTCCCGATACGAACTTTACCTTGAGACCAAACACAAAGTCAAAACCCACGCTACCACCAACCTAAATGCCGAGGAATTGGAAGAACGTTACGGAAACCGTGTTCGTAGCAGAATGCGAGAACTGTTTAACTTGATTGCTTTCGACACAGCCACTAACGATAAAAGAAAATAA
- a CDS encoding N-acetylmuramoyl-L-alanine amidase family protein, with product MKKVLKNVSFVILLLKMCIIFGQENSTQKRIVIDVGHGGKDSGAIGINSIQEKDVVLSIANEILKLNNDLDEPLDIYLTRYKDTLILLSDRTKLAKTLNADLFVSLHCNHSNNPNARGIEVYVANATSQYSKDASWLAFQLQAALNKELGFESRGVKFANFQVLRETIGYCPSVLLELGFLSNWDEGSYYCKSNNFIAMAKVLIQYLKYVVHEGVRD from the coding sequence ATGAAAAAAGTGCTCAAAAACGTCAGCTTTGTGATTTTGCTCTTAAAAATGTGCATCATTTTTGGGCAGGAAAATTCAACTCAAAAACGAATTGTAATTGATGTTGGACACGGTGGAAAAGATTCTGGTGCAATCGGAATAAATAGTATCCAAGAAAAGGATGTGGTTTTATCAATTGCAAATGAGATTTTGAAGTTAAATAACGATTTGGATGAGCCTTTGGATATTTATTTGACCAGGTACAAAGACACTTTAATTTTATTATCGGACAGAACTAAATTGGCCAAAACCTTAAATGCTGATTTGTTCGTTTCTTTGCATTGCAATCATTCCAATAATCCGAATGCTAGAGGAATTGAAGTGTATGTGGCAAACGCCACTTCACAATATTCAAAGGATGCCAGTTGGTTGGCTTTTCAATTGCAAGCTGCGCTTAATAAAGAATTGGGTTTTGAAAGTAGGGGTGTGAAGTTTGCAAATTTTCAAGTGCTACGGGAAACGATTGGTTATTGTCCTTCTGTCCTTTTGGAATTGGGGTTTTTGAGTAATTGGGATGAGGGTAGCTATTATTGTAAGTCCAATAATTTTATAGCTATGGCTAAAGTATTAATTCAATATCTAAAATATGTAGTACATGAAGGAGTTAGGGATTGA